The Scomber japonicus isolate fScoJap1 chromosome 13, fScoJap1.pri, whole genome shotgun sequence genome includes a window with the following:
- the LOC128371205 gene encoding Golgi SNAP receptor complex member 1-like has product MSTTNMAASSNYWEDLRKQARQLENELDLKLVSFSKLCTSYSSSNHDQRTRSDSVGSSHDNMLVAMTTELEQLLTNLTAVNDKMAEYTNTPGASSHNAALMHTLQRHRDILQDYTHEFHKTKSNFFSLREREDLLGSVHRDIESYKSGSGVNNRRTELFLKEHEHLRNSDRLIDNAISIAMATKENITFQRGMLKSIQTRVTTLANRFPAINNLIQKINLRKRRDSLILGGVIGVCTILLLLYTFH; this is encoded by the exons ATGTCAACAACAAACATGGCAGCCAGCAGCAACTACTGGGAAG ATTTGCGTAAACAGGCCAGGCAGCTGGAGAATGAGCTGGACCTCAAGCTGGTCTCCTTCAGTAAGCTCTGCAccagctacagcagcagcaaccatgACCAGCGGACAAG GTCCGATTCTGTTGGCTCATCTCATGACAACATGCTGGTGGCGATGACTACTGAGCTAGAGCAGCTCCTGACCAAT CTAACAGCAGTTAACGACAAAATGGCAGAATACACGAACACCCCGGGAGCTTCGTCACATAATGCAGCACTAATGCACACcttacagagacacagagacattttaCAG gACTATACTCATGAGTTCCACAAAACCAAGAGCAACTTCTTCAGCCTGCGAGAGCGAGAGGACCTGCTGGGTTCTGTTCACAGAGACATTGA GTCCTACAAGAGTGGTTCAGGGGTGAATAACAGACGGACAGAACTCTTCCTGAAGGAACATGAACATCTCAGAAA CTCAGATCGGCTTATTGACAATGCAATAAG CATCGCCATGGCTACCAAAGAGAACATCACATTTCAGCGTGGGATGCTGAAGTCCATACAAACCAGGGTCACAACTTTGGCCA ATCGTTTCCCTGCCATCAACAATCTTATCCAGAAAATCAATTTGCGCAAGAGGCGGGACTCGTTAATTCTAGGTGGGGTGATTGGCGTCTGCACCATACTCCTGTTGCTCTACACTTTCCACTGA
- the LOC128371206 gene encoding trafficking regulator of GLUT4 1-like translates to MAINTDAAFGKSALGEREVSNPTDFQDTEKLLSTAATEPTGQSNIKASDSFSLNIRGSVRSLDADQNGHRSPLKSGSVGHLATPPKSSSRLSLGPLPSPVPPGLAPPSYLWLAVLSCFCPAVPLNICALWYANVSRSVLHTGDIEGARKYGRRSMLFSCLAMLLGVAVIIFIVINGALMVEIACTLSEVVLSLLHVSVHCGLTAAEKNPCKCAVDVKLSN, encoded by the exons ATGGCCATTAACACTGATGCTGCCTTTGGGAAAAGCGCTCTCGGCGAGAGGGAAGTTTCTAATCCCACCGATTTCCAGGACACGGAGAAGCTGCTGAGCACCGCGGCCACCGAGCCCACCGGGCAGAGCAACATCAAGGCGTCCGACTCCTTCTCCCTCAACATCAGAGGGAGCGTCCGGTCTTTGGATGCGGACCAGAACGGACACAGATCACCGCTAAAGTCAGGCTCCGTCGGGCACTTGGCAACCCCACCCAAATCCTCGTCCCGGCTCAGCCTGGGCCCGCTGCCCTCCCCTGTGCCTCCCGGGCTTGCACCCCCGAGTTACCTCTGGCTCGCGGTGCTGTCCTGTTTCTGCCCCGCAGTACCACTCAATATCTGCGCCTTGTGGTATGCAAATGTG TCGAGGTCTGTTCTCCATACAGGAGATATTGAAGGAGCAAGGAAGTATGGGCGTCGGTCTATGCTGTTCAGCTGCCTGGCAATGCTTCTGGGTGTGGCTGTCATCATCTTCATAGT AATAAATGGAGCCTTAATGGTGGAGATTGCTTGCACTCTTAGTGAGGTTGTGTTATCTCTGCTTCACGTCAGCGTGCACTGTGGTTTAACTGCAGCTGAGAAAAATCCCTGCAAATGTGCTGTAGATGTAAAACTGAGCAACTAA